The window tacaaaagcttttggttaatattttaacaaaaccctcaaatgtggggtaagataactgtcaaaaggaaacgtattcataaataatattttgtattcacaaaaagaaattcatattcataaatacaaagttgtgcaaaaatttatattttgtgccaaacttactttaaaaatacgaatacaacatttatttttacgtttaacatgtctcttGAGAATACGAATTTTCCTCGTTTTGAATACGACTTCTCTCTGTCTTGGATACGGATTTCTCCTGTTACCTAACTGTCAAAACTACGTCACGGGGTCACAGGCTTATGCATCGAGTGCCGGAACATCGAGCCGCCGAGCCGGCAAACGACGCATGCGCATTGCAGTTTAGCCCTCATGGGCTGTGTCcaataactttattgaacaaacaaaacaacgaAAGCTGTTTTAACTTTGCTAGCTAGATTCCTGTAGCCTGGCCACCGTGAGTTGAACGTGTTGTGAATCATTTAGCTCGAAATGATtctgaggttgttttttttttatttaacttttacttttggaggAGTCGGAGCAGATTCATCGCCGCCACTTGTTGGTATTTTTCCGGCGGAGACAAAACGATCTGCAGGTACTGTGTACTAacgcttaaaaaaacatctacgAGCTCTTTTACATATtagctttagctagtttaattgaaatatttatttaccaaCACTATTACAGgttgtaaaatatacaaatactgAATTTGTGGGTTTGTGAATTATTCAAGTTTTGGTTATTTCACAAGTTATTGCAGTAAATGTAACTTAGTATAAGTACCTACACTTTTCTGAGAATAAAAACCAAGTACCAAATAACTACaaagggtttttattttattaatcatacTACAATAGCGTTAAATGTTAATGTTATCTTCAGACTTTTATTgcagaaattaattaaatgcttttttatttgaaaatttgatttgaaatcagtaaaagtaGTATTTAATTATTCTCAATAATGAGAACATTATTCTCATGTTCACATATGTGTAATgatgttttatagtttaataacaaattacttaaaaccacatatttttaatataaatgtatttcctatgtatttcttttttaactagACTAGACTCCCGTAATCCAGAATTAACCAGTCTCTCAATCCTGGAGCTGTTTGTCCAACAGTGAAGACCCAAGACCAGACTTCAGAGTGAACAGGAACTCTCCTGCAGTCTTCCTGAACCTCCTTGATCAGGATCAGTGACATCCACATCCTCCTGCAGGTGCTGGAGCTGCATCACACTTCTGTACCTCATGTAAGTGAACACACTGCAGTTTTTCAATATTATTGTATAAATTTAAACGTATATATTGCAGGTTGTCACAGCTTGTGCCACCCTCCCCAACATCTGCCTCTGTGTTGACGACACCGAGGCCCCAGAGGAAGATGTGGAGGTGATGATGAGGACGCTGGTTTGGAGGTCACCAGCGGTGCTCTCTGGCAGGACCAACTACCTGCTGAGGTTTCTGCCCTGGGGGAGGTACCACCTTGATTACTGGTAACAGGTAATTAAATAAtcaagagattaaaaaaaaaaagttttttccaaAGCCTGTACATGCATTATCTCAtatttatggatcatttttggtcatGCAGCATCCGTCGACACCCAGCCCTGCAAACCCTGAAGATGGACGACGCAGTCTGCAGTTAAGATGATCCTGAAACTTTCTGTAGACCACCTTGCAAGATGTTACAACCACCACCCAGAAAGTTCCAGCCCGGGTCTCAGTCGAAGCCCCCCCACTCATGTCAACTATCTTTGTAAAtagttggaaataaaagttacaattaATTCATGACAATGACTGTGTTTGATttagatctttatttaaattaacaaaacaaaaacaatcatgtttaatatatcaaatataaacttcatttattctcaGACATCTAAGGATTTTAACGGCAATTCTTTCCAGCAGACTAAAGTTGGTCAAAAGTTTCCCTCCTCTCTCGTGCGCTCTGCTCTTCTGCCTCATGTCCTCTGTTTAGGTCTAGAAGCTCATCActgtttcttcttatttttcttcttccagcCGGTGGCTCACTCCTTTCTCTTTCTTCACTCTCCTCTCTTTCACCCACTGCTGTACTTCTCCAGCAGATCCATTTTCTTCAGGATTGtcctgaaaaaaacataaaacagagaGGGGGGATGACAGGTTTAATCcctctcaaaaatgtttcacattaaaacacaaaaacactcaactcTACAGTAATGGTCACCAACTCTGTTGTTATTGAGCTCCTGTCCTGTTTGTTTAGCAGCTAAACCTGTTTCAGCTACTTCTGCtcacctgatcaggtgtgttcagtcgaTCAGAAACGGAGCTCATCCAATCCAGCTAATCAGGAATTACTGAAGCAGGGCAGTGGAGTTCACGAAGAACAGGGTCGGTGACGCCGGCTCTATTGTGATGATGAAGACGTATATAAATGTACGATTTGCcaaagcagatggaaaaaatgtggCGCCATACAAAATGTAAACAGTTaattatacacatatatatttctataatCATGTTTAATCTTACATTTTCATTactatttttaagaaaagtccGCTTTTATATATGTTCAGAACTAACATGTTAATACAGAATACATGAGTAAATTCATCTTGATGCAATAACAATACAAGTAAACTAAAACATCACTATGGTCAAAATACACAACTTAAGTTATAAAATATTACTACTGTGAGcgtcattttatatatatataaatttttttaatcagaaaccTAGGCATTTTATGAACACTAGAGGGCGAAAATCAGTTGTCATGTTTATGTAGAAgatgttttgttgttaaaaaataaagatgttttgttgCTCATTACTTTGTTAATAAAGACGGACAGAGGAACAACACGGTGATGTTTGAAGGTGtcgtgtccgaattgcctttaaaatcaaGGGCACTGTATTATAGTTAGTTATGATAAGGGTGAGAATTCCGACATAGACCAACAACTGAAGCTCTATCTGACAACGAGAGTGGCAGTGTAGGTATCCATATGTGCTCGACCTGCAAGATCGGTtcgggaaaataaaaataaataaataaataaaaataaagatcggTTCGGGAGCAAACGActtgatgacgtgtaagattgcaATTGGTTAGATCACCATCATGTGACAGGATATGACACATGTGCGGTATTACGAGGCACGGAGTCTTCCCTAGTAAAAACTGAAGAGGTACAAACAAGTacgcaaataatcacaaaatgggGCCCAATATTTGCAATGAaacgcaaaaaccttgacaataaaataatctgatcGAGGGAAATCATTACAGGGTAGCAATcgtattttaatagagagaaaccAGACTGGGAAGCGTGGAGTTTGTGCTAAAGTTGGCGCAAGCGAGTCGCATATTAAAAAAGTGACCATTCGCtcgcgattttttttttttcacaatgccTCCTGCCAGTTTGCAAACTCAAGGGGAAAGTACAGCTAAAATTAGCAGCGctcactttctgctcagtgacataaacactNNNNNNNNNNNNNNNNNNNNNNNNNNNNNNNNNNNNNNNNNNNNNNNNNNNNNNNNNNNNNNNNNNNNNNNNNNNNNNNNNNNNNNNNNNNNNNNNNNNNNNNNNNNNNNNNNNNNNNNNNNNNNNNNNNNNNNNNNNNNNNNNNNNNNNNNNNNNNNNNNNNNNNNNNNNNNNNNNNNNNNNACCCACAGCAGANNNNNNNNNNNNNNNNNNNNNNNNNNNNNNNNNNNNNNNNNNNNNNNNNNNNNNNNNNNNNNNNNNNNNNNNNNNNNNNNNNNNNNNNNNNNNNNNNNNNNNNNNNNNNNNNNNNNNNNNNNNNNNNNNNNNNNNNNNNNNNNNNNNNNNNNNNNNNNNNNNNNNNNNNNNNNNNNNNNNNNNNNNNNNNNNNNNNNNNNNNNNNNNNNNNNNNNNNNNNNNNNNNNNNNNNNNNNNNNNNNNNNNNNNNNNNNNNNNNNNNNNNNNNNNNNNNNNNNNNNNNNNNNNNNNNNNNNNNNNNNNNNNNNNNNNNNNNNNNNNNNNNNNNNNNNNNNNNNNNNNNNNNNNNNNNNNNNNNNNNNNNNNNNNNNNNNNNNNNNNNNNTAAATAGAGAGGAGCACAGGTGGAGGTGATCAGTCTGACAAGCTGCGGGGCGTGGCCTAGGGGAGCCATGACAGTACCCCCTCCTTTAACGACCGGCCCCAGACGGTCGAGCAGGCTGATCGGGATGGTCCTGGTGGAATTGGGAGATCAAGGCAGGATCAAGGATGAAACGGGCAGGAACCCACGAACGCTCCTCAGGTCCATAACCCTCCCAATCAACCAGGTACTGTAACCCTCGCCCACGGCGGCGAGACCGGAGCAGGCGCCTGACAGTTTATGCCGGACCCCCGTCGATGAATCGAGCCGGGGGAggggcagcaggaggaggaacgAGAGGGCTGGTCCTGACAGGCTTGACCTTGGAGACATGGAAGGTGGGATGTATACGGAGAGACCTGGGCAGACGCAAACGGACAGCAACTGGATTGACAACCTTAGAGATGGGAAAGGGTCCAACAAACCGTGGCGCCAACTTCTTGCTCTCCAAATGAAGAGGTAGGTTGCTTGTGGAAAGCCAAACCTTCTGTCCCGTCTGGTAGGGAGGAGCAGGGACACGGCGTCTATTGGCAGCGGTGCGGTAGGTCTCCACAGTCCGCAGGAGAGCCTGTCGAGCCCTGCGCCAAGCCTGTCGACACCTCCGAACTGAGGCATAGGCTGAAGGGACGGAAATCTCCCCCTCCTGGGAGGCAAACAGAGGTGGTGGGTAGCCAAACACAACCTGGAAAGGGGTCAATCCCGTGGCTGAAGAGGGAAGGGCGTTATGGGCATACTCCACCCAGACCAGGTTACGGGACCACGAAGTCGGCTCACGGGCACAAAGGAGGCGAAGGCTGGTCTCCAACTGTTGGTTTAGACGCTCCGATTGACCATTGGACTGGGGGTGAAAACCGGAGGACAGACTCACGGAGATCCCAAGCAGACGACAGAACTCTGCCCAAAACGTGGCTGTAAATTGAGGGCCCCGGTCAGACACGATATCTCTGGGGATGCCATGGATCCGGAAAATGTTGCCAAGCAGGACTTCAGCGGTCTCCTTAGCTGTGGGGAGTTTGGAAAGAGCAACAAAACGGACCATTTTGGAGAATCGATCCACCACAGTAAGAATTACCGTCTTCCCTTCGGATGGCGGAAGTCCCGTGACAAAGTCTAGAGAGATATGGGACCAGGGTCTTCTTGGGACTGACAAGGGTCGGAGCAGCCCAGAAGGTGGAGACGTGGATGACTTGACCTGGGCACATTCAGGACAAGCAGACACATAGTCATTTATGTCTCTCCTCATGGTAGGCCACTAGGGTAAAAGTCCTCCTCCGGCCTGGGTGGCAAAACAGTTGTGAAGCGTGAAACCACTGAATTACTCTCGCTATGAGATTGTCAGGAACGTAAAGACATTCTGTGGGACAGGAAGATGGGGACTGTGAGTTTAGAGTAGCGGACTGCACCTCCTCTTCGATGTCCGTACTGATGACCGCTAATCGGGCAGAGGCCGGCAAGATGAAGTCGGGGGACACCCTCTCCGAAGGACAACCATCCCTGCGGGACAGTGCGTCAGCCTTGGCATTACGTGAACCAGGtctaaaagacaaagaaaaggtaAAACGGTTGAAAAACAGGGCCCAACGGGCCTGACGAaaattcagtcttttagcaGTCCTCAGGTATTCCAGATTCTTGTGATCTGTGAATACAACAAATGGGGTTTCAGACCCCTCTAACCAGTGCCGCCACTCTTCCAGAGCAGCCTTGATGGCTAGCAGTTCTCTGTCCCCAACGTCGTAATTCTTCTCAGCACTGGACAGGCGACGAGAGAAGAAGGCACATGTTGTCCTGGCCACGCTGAGAGAGAACAGCGCCAACTCCAGAATCGGAGGCATCCACCTCCACGATGAATTGTCCCTTGGGGTCAGGCGTGGCCAACACCGGTGCTGATGTGAAGCGGTTCTTTAGGTCCCGGAAAGCAGATTCTGCTGCCTGGTTCCATGAAAACTTTCTTTTGGATGATGTCAGTGCGTGTAATGGAGAGGCAATCTTGCTGTAATTCTTGATGAAGCGGCGATAGAAATTAGCAAAACCAAGGAAGCGTTGTAACTGCTTCAGATTCTCAGGTCTTGGCCACTCCAAAACCGCCTGAACCTTCTTAGGGTCCATCTTGATGACGCCCTCGGAGATGACCATTCCCAGGAAGGATGTAGTAGTGGTGTGGAACTCGCACTTCTCTGCTTTAATGAAGAGTTGGTTCTGGAGTAATCGTAGAAGGACCTTGCGCACGTGTCTGACATGATCGGCCTCTGACTGAGAAAAAACCAGGATATCATCAAGGTAGACAAACACAAAGCGATTTAACATGTCCCCCAACACATCATTAACCAGGTTTTGGAAAACGGCTGGAGCGTTGGTCAGGCCGAAAGGCATGACTTGGTATTCGTAATGGCCTGATGGGGTGTTGAAGGCTGTCTTCCACTCATCTCCTGCCCTGATTCGGACCAGATGGTAGGCATTACGTAGATCCAACTTGGTAAAAAACTTGGCTCCCTGGAGTAGTTCAAACGCTGAGGACATTAGCGGAAGAGGATAGCGGTTGCGTACAGTGATAGCATTGAGTCCTCTGTAATCAATACATGGCCTCAAACCCCCgtctttctttttaacaaaaaagaaaccagcCCCCGCTGGAGAGGATGAGGGCCTGATGAGACCAGCAGCCAGTGAATCCTTGATGTAGGTCTCCATAGCCTCTCTTTCAGGACCTGAGAGAGAGTATATACGACCTCGGGGTGGTGATGTACCCGGCAAGAGGTCAATAGGGCAATCATATGGACGATGAGGGGGTAAAGCAGTGGCTTTTACCTTGTTGAAGACTTCCTTGAGGTCGTGGTATATGGTGGGCACCTTGGTGAGATCAGGATATTTC is drawn from Oryzias melastigma strain HK-1 unplaced genomic scaffold, ASM292280v2 sc00387, whole genome shotgun sequence and contains these coding sequences:
- the LOC118598371 gene encoding uncharacterized protein LOC118598371, with amino-acid sequence MGIGDISILLQVLEVHHTSVPHVVTACPILHNICLCVDDNEAPEEDVEVMMRRKLVWRPPAVLSGRTNYLLRFLQWRRRFSEELKTVFDPIQPHREAARQLTKIRQGRDTVDDYVIRFRTMASYSKWNEEALYDMFYEGLSDVVKDELAARELPGRIWLNTCVSLSLLSSPQVNPRTRACFHVKNQACPGYNVTIHKLTGEQGGSWPGVQTVSAAVSVPREFIPFLIRANPVWRNILISPRCPPYTTTSRKSSTRPGSRNAKADALSRRDGCPSERVSPDFILPASARLAVISTDIEEEVKSSTSPPSGLLRPLSVPRRPWSHISLDFVTGLPPSEGKTVILTVVDRFSKMVRFVALSKLPTAKETAEVLLGNIFRIHGIPRDIVSDRGPQFTATFWAEFCRLLGISVSLSSGFHPQSNGQSERLNQQLETSLRLLCAREPTSWSRNLVWVEYAHNALPSSATGLTPFQVVFGYPPPLFASQEGEISVPSAYASVRRCRQAWRRARQALLRTVETYRTAANRRRVPAPPYQTGQKVWLSTSNLPLHLESKKLAPRFVGPFPISKVVNPVAVRLRLPRSLRIHPTFHVSKVKPVRTSPLVPPPAAPPPARFIDGGPA